One stretch of Bombus vancouverensis nearcticus chromosome 16, iyBomVanc1_principal, whole genome shotgun sequence DNA includes these proteins:
- the Mi-2 gene encoding chromodomain-helicase-DNA-binding protein Mi-2 homolog isoform X9 yields the protein MAKYLSVPCRRGTVMENSSFDGEDDIDETGGQVSNVNQQVDGSSDAEESQRLEEDDDYEPEERKKKKGKKRKARSEDKKGKKKKKKKKSDSGDESDFGGGGETGDVAGDDSDYAGNRKSRKSSSRKSSSHNAPAPPSQEPTTGMPTIEEVCNTFGLTDVQIEYTDADFQNLTTYKLFQQHVRPLLAKENPKVPMSKLMMLVAAKWRDFSELNPHTQPDADVSSANVDEDSRNARANRGGAVQEGEDEEDDDEDSDRKRKSRGSRAKKGKKASKVPTLKIKLGKRKRGSSDEEAEGSGVGTDRDSDMEFEQMLADAEEPTGADGTNKGNAEESGVEPPAEPPVRRKAKTKIGNKTKKKKKTKTTSKFPDGEEGLQTDHQDYCEVCQQGGEIILCDTCPRAYHLVCLEPELEETPEGKWSCPHCEGEGAAEDDDEHMEFCRICKDGGELLCCDSCTSAYHTHCLNPPLSEIPDGDWKCPRCSCPPIRGKVAKILTWRWKECPETPSEEPSTSKAAPKQRRIREFFVKWADMSYWHCDWITELQLDVFHPLMFRNYSRKYDMDEPPKLEEPLDESDSRVKRLKEQDVATNRDEYNLEERFYRYGVRPEWLVVHRVINHRLSRDGRATYLVKWRELGYDQATWEDEHEDIPGLKQAIEYYLDLRAANCCDGSSSRKGKKGKGKKSKTRELIDDEERTPKRYTPPPDKPTTDLKKKYERQPEYLDQTGMQLHPYQLEGLNWLRYSWGQGIDTILADEMGLGKTIQTITFLYSLYKEGHCKGPFLVSVPLSTIINWEREFETWAPDFYCVTYVGDKDSRIVIRENELSFEEGAVRGGRASKIRSNQIKFNVLLTSYELISIDSACLGSIDWAVLVVDEAHRLKSNQSKFFRLLASYNIAYKLLLTGTPLQNNLEELFHLLNFLCRDKFNDLAAFQNEFADISKEEQVKKLHELLGPHMLRRLKADVLKNMPSKSEFIVRVELSPMQKKYYKYILTRNFEALNPKGGGQQVSLLNIMMDLKKCCNHPYLFPAASQEAPTAPNGSYETSALIKAAGKLVLLSKMLKKLRDDGHRVLIFSQMTKMLDILEDYLEGEGYKYERIDGNITGAQRQEAIDRFNAPGAQQFVFLLSTRAGGLGINLATADTVIIYDSDWNPHNDIQAFSRAHRIGQANKVMIYRFVTRNSVEERVTQVAKRKMMLTHLVVRPGMGGKGANFSKQELDDILRFGTEELFKEEEGKEDEAIHYDDKAVAELLDRSKEGIEQKENWANEYLSSFKVASYVTKEGETEEEADTEIIKQEAENTDPAYWIKLLRHHYEQQQEDIARTLGKGKRIRKQVNYNDGGVTGDQSTRDDQPWQENLSDYNSDFSAPSDDDKEDDDFDEKGDGDLLSRRSRRRLERRDEKDRPLPPLLARVNGNIEVLGFNARQRKAFLNAIMRYGMPPQDAFNSQWLVRDLRGKSEKNFKAYVSLFMRHLCEPGADNAETFADGVPREGLSRQHVLTRIGVMSLIRKKVQEFEHINGYYSMPEMIRKPVEPVKIEGGGEGATGTSSTSATPATSNAPSPSPAATPTPTAIPGSANTDSNKSNSDTSEVKECKEVPKDKESVDAKDVEESKESKEEEENNAEKDKDKEDIKKEEKDTEGETQDKEKDKVDATDEKLVTKHDEKVDNSESKTKQDSEEDVVIVKDDEEETEKREEKDNKDKDIKDCDSETIKPKRKFMFNIADGGFTELHTLWLNEEKAAVPGREYEIWHRRHDYWLLAGIVTHGYGRWQDIQNDIRFAIINEPFKMDVGKGNFLEIKNKFLARRFKLLEQALVIEEQLRRAAYLNLTQDPNHPAMSLNARFAEVECLAESHQHLSKESLAGNKPANAVLHKVLNQLEELLSDMKSDVSRLPATLARIPPVAQRLQMSERSILSRLAATAPGGSSSQSGQAALLAQQFPAGFSGGQLPATFAGAANFGNFRPQYSVPGQPPQGFTA from the exons ATGGCAAAATATTTGTCGGTGCCATGTCGTCGCGGTACTGTGATGGAAAATAGTTCTTTCGACG GAGAGGATGACATAGATGAAACTGGAGGTCAAGTTTCAAATGTTAACCAACAAGTGGATGGTTCATCCGATGCAGAAGAATCTCAAAGACTA GAAGAAGATGATGATTATGAAccagaggaaagaaagaagaagaaaggaaaaaaacgaAAAGCTCGTAGTGAAGataagaaagggaagaaaaagaagaaaaagaaaaaatctgaTTCTGGAGAT GAAAGTGATTTTGGAGGAGGCGGTGAAACTGGTGATGTAGCTGGTGATGATAGTGACTATGCTGGAAATAGAAAAAGTAGAAAATCTTCCTCCAGGAAATCGTCTAGTCACAATGCACCTGCTCCTCCTAGCCAGGAACCCACAACAGGAATGCCTACAATTGAGGAAGTCTGTAACACTTTTGGGTTAACAGATGTACAAATTGAATATACTGATGCAGACTTCCAGAATTTAACTACCTATAAATTATTTCAACAACATGTCAGGCCGCTACTAGCAAAAGAGAATCCAAAA GTTCCAATGTCGAAGCTTATGATGTTAGTGGCTGCCAAATGGCGTGATTTTTCTGAGTTAAATCCTCACACACAGCCAGATGCGGATGTGTCTTCTGCAAATGTAGATGAAGATAGTAGAAATGCAAGGGCAAATCGTGGTGGTGCGGTCCAGGAAGGCGAAGATGAAGAAGACGATGATGAAGATAGTGATAGAAAACGGAAATCACGAGGATCGAGAgcgaagaagggaaagaaagctTCGAAAGTACCGACACTCAAGATCAAACTTGGAAAGCGCAAACGAGGAAGCTCGGATGAGGAAGCAGAGGGTAGTGGCGTTGGTACTGACAGAGATTCAGACATGGAATTCGAGCAAATGTTGGCAGATGCGGAGGAACCTACTGGTGCGGATGGGACGAACAAAGGAAACGCTGAAGAAAGCGGGGTTGAACCACCAGCAGAACCACCTGTTCGCAGGAAGGCAAAGACCAAAATCGGAAATAAGactaagaagaagaaaaagacaaaAACCACGTCAAAGTTTCCAGACGGAGAAGAAGGTCTTCAG ACTGATCATCAGGATTATTGTGAAGTATGTCAACAAGGTGGAGAAATTATTCTATGTGATACGTGTCCTAGAGCTTATCACTTGGTGTGTCTAGAGCCTGAATTAGAAGAAACTCCGGAAGGAAAATGGAGTTGTCCTCATTGTGAAGGAGAAG GTGCAGCTGAAGACGATGATGAGCATATGGAATTTTGTAGAATATGTAAAGATGGTGGTGAATTGCTATGCTGTGATAGCTGTACTAGCGCGTACCATACACATTGTTTGAACCCACCACTTTCAGAAATTCCTGATGGCGACTGGAAGTGTCCCAGATGTTCTTGTCCACCTATACGTGGAAAAG TTGCAAAGATTTTAACATGGAGGTGGAAGGAATGCCCAGAAACACCCTCGGAGGAGCCGTCAACAAGTAAAGCTGCTCCTAAGCAACGTAGAATACGCGAATTCTTCGTGAAATGGGCTGATATGTCTTATTGGCATTGCGACTGGATCACAGAATTACAGCTTGATGTTTTCCATCCTCTCATGTTTAG AAATTATTCACGAAAATATGATATGGACGAACCACCGAAGTTGGAGGAACCGTTAGACGAAAGTGATTCCCGAGTGAAACGTTTAAAAGAACAGGATGTTGCAACTAATAGAGATGAATACAATTTAGAGGAACGATTCTATCGTTACGGAGTTCGACCAGAGTGGCTTGTAGTGCATCGAGTAATTAATCATAGGCTTTCAAGAGATGGTAGAGCGACGTATCTCGTTAAATGGAGGGAATTAGGATACGATCAGGCAACTTGGGAAGATGAGCATGAAGATATTCCTGGATTAAAGCAAGCTATCGAATATTACTTGGATCTCAGAGCTGCAAACTGTTGTGATGGTAGTTCGTCCCGCAAGGGCAAGAAGG GTAAAGGCAAGAAATCGAAGACTCGTGAACTCATCGACGACGAAGAAAGAACGCCTAAGAGATATACTCCGCCACCTGACAAACCTACCACAGATCTAAAGAAAAAGTATGAACGGCAGCCAGAATATCTGGATCAGACTGGAATGCAGTTACATCCTTATCAGCTAGAA GGTTTGAATTGGTTAAGATATTCATGGGGCCAAGGTATAGACACTATTTTAGCGGACGAGATGGGTCTAGGAAAAACCATCCAAACTATCACCTTTCTGTATTCATTATACAAAGAAGGTCACTGCAAGGGACCGTTCCTTGTATCTGTTCCTCTATCAACTATCATTAACTGGGAACGTGAATTTGAAACCTGGGCACCTGATTTTTATTGTGTTACTTACGTTG gTGACAAGGACAGTCGTATCGTAATTCGTGAGAATGAATTGTCTTTCGAAGAGGGTGCTGTTCGTGGTGGCCGAGCATCGAAGATCCGATCGAATCAAATTAAGTTCAATGTACTTCTTACCAGTTACGAGCTGATCTCAATTGATTCTGCGTGTTTAGGATCGATAGATTGGGCTGTATTAGTAGTAGACGAAGCGCATAGACTCAAATCTAACCAGTCGAAATTTTTTAGACTATTAGCGTCCTATAATATCGCGTATAAATTATTGTTAACTGGAACTCCTCTGCAAAATAACTTGGAGGAATTGTTCCATCTTTTGAATTTCCTCTGTCGTGATAAATTCAATGACTTAGCTGCGTTCCAAAATGAATTCGCTGATATTTCAAAAGAAGAACAAGTGAAGAAGTTGCATGAACTACTCGGACCACACATGTTGAGGAGATTAAAGGCTGATGTATTAAAG AATATGCCGAGTAAATCAGAATTCATCGTCCGTGTCGAATTATCGCCTAtgcaaaagaaatattataaatatatattgacGAGGAACTTCGAGGCGCTGAATCCCAAGGGGGGAGGTCAACAAGTGTCGCTATTGAATATCATGATGGATCTTAAAAAGTGCTGCAACCATCCTTATTTATTTCCAGCCGCGTCTCAGGAAGCACCAACCGCACCAAACGGAAGTTACGAAACGTCTGCATTAATCAAAGCAGCAGGAAAATTGGTTCTATTGAGCAAAATGTTAAAGAAATTAAGGGATGATGGACATAGAGTCTTAATCTTTTCTCAAATGACAAAAATGTTGGACATTCTCGAAGATTATTTAGAAGGAGAGGGTTATAAGTATGAAAGAATAGACGGTAACATTACTGGTGCTCAACGACAGGAAGCCATTGACAGATTTAATGCACCTG GCGCGCAACAGTTTGTTTTTCTACTTTCTACTCGGGCCGGTGGTTTGGGTATAAACTTGGCTACTGCCGACACTGTGATCATTTACGATTCCGACTGGAATCCACACAACGACATTCAGGCATTTAGTAGAGCACATAGAATTGGTCAAGCTAATAAAGTCATGATCTACAGATTTGTAACTCGCAACTCTGTCGAAGAACGAGTTACACAAGTGGCGAAGCGTAAAATGATGTTAACACATTTAGTTGTGAGACCTGGAATGGGTGGTAAAGGCGCCAATTTCAGTAAACAAGAACTTGACGACATTTTACGATTCG GTACTGAGGAATTGTTCAAAGAGGAGGAAGGCAAAGAGGATGAAGCCATTCATTATGATGACAAAGCTGTGGCTGAATTGTTAGACAGAAGCAAGGAAGGTATCGAACAGAAAGAAAACTGGGCCAACGAGTATCTAAGTTCGTTTAAAGTAGCATCGTACGTAACAAAGGAAGGTGAAACGGAAGAAGAAGCAGACACTGAGATTATTAAACAGGAAGCTGAGAACACAGATCCAGCTTATTGGATCAAATTATTGAGACATCATTATGAACAACAACAAGAAGATATTGCCAGAACACTTGGAAAag gtAAACGAATACGTAAGCAAGTGAACTATAATGATGGAGGAGTAACTGGAGACCAAAGTACAAGGGATGATCAACCATGGCAGGAGAATCTTTCTGATTACAACAGTGATTTTAGTGCTCCTAGCGATGACGATAAAGAAGACGACGACTTTGACGAAAAGGGTGATGGTGACCTGTTATCTCGCAGAAGCAGGCGAAGATTAGAGAGGAGAGACGAAAAGGATCGACCTCTTCCTCCATTGCTTGCCAGGGTTAATGGAAACATTGAA GTACTAGGCTTCAATGCCAGACAAAGGAAAGCATTCCTGAACGCGATTATGCGTTACGGTATGCCACCACAGGACGCGTTTAACTCTCAGTG GTTGGTACGAGACCTGAGAGGCAAGTCGGAGAAGAATTTCAAGGCCTACGTTTCCCTTTTCATGCGACATTTGTGTGAACCTGGTGCAGATAATGCCGAAACATTTGCCGATGGTGTCCCGAGAGAAGGTCTTAGCAGACAACACGTTTTAACAAGAATTGGTGTAATGTCTTTAATAAGGAAAAAG GTGCAAGAATTCGAACACATAAACGGATATTACTCGATGCCAGAAATGATTCGCAAACCGGTAGAACCTGTGAAAATAGAAGGTGGTGGAGAAGGAGCAACTGGAACTAGCAGTACCAGTGCAACACCAGCTACTTCTAATGCACCTAGCCCAAGTCCTGCTGCAACTCCAACGCCAACTGCTATTCCTGGAAGTGCGAATACTGACTCCAACAAGTCAAATTCAGACACGTCTGAAGTAAAAGAATGTAAAGAAGTACCCAAGGACAAAGAA AGTGTTGATGCGAAGGATGTGGAGGAATCAAAAGAATctaaagaagaggaagagaataATGCGGAAAAAGATAAAGACAAGGAGGACAtcaagaaagaagagaaggatACAGAGGGAGAAACACAGGATAAAGAGAAGGATAAAGTAGATGCTACAGACGAAAAATTAGTGACGAAACACGACGAAAAAGTAGACAACTCCGAAAGCAAAACAAAACAAGATTCCGAGGAAGATGTAGTTATCGTTAAAGACGAtgaagaagaaacagaaaagCGAGAG gAGAAAGATAATAAAGATAAGGACATAAAGGACTGTGATTCAGAAACGATAAAGCCCAAGCGCAAGTTCATGTTCAACATAGCTGATGGTGGTTTCACTGAATTACACACATTATGGTTAAATGAAGAGAAAGCTGCAGTACCTGGCCGTGAATACGAAATCTGGCATAGAAGACATGACTATTGGTTACTGGCCGGCATTGTTACACATGGCTATGGTCGTTGGCAGGATATCCAAAATGATATTAG GTTTGCAATAATAAATGAACCATTTAAGATGGACGTGGGCAAGGGTAActttttagaaataaaaaacaaattccTAGCTCGACGTTTCAAACTGTTGGAACAGGCATTAGTGATAGAAGAACAATTGAGAAGAGCCGCGTACCTGAACTTAACGCAGGATCCTAATCATCCTGCGATGAGCCTGAATGCAAGATTTGCCGAAGTCGAGTGCCTTGCAGAATCACATCAACATCTTAGTAAAGAAAGCCTTGCCGGAAATAAACCAGCAAATGCTGTGTTGCATAaa GTACTAAATCAATTGGAAGAACTGTTGTCTGACATGAAATCTGACGTGAGTCGTTTACCAGCAACATTAGCTCGCATTCCACCTGTTGCTCAAAGACTTCAAATGTCAGAGAGGTCGATATTGAGTCGATTGGCAGCAACCGCACCAGGTGGTAGTAGTTCTCAATCGGGTCAAGCAGCGCTGTTAGCACAACAGTTTCCAGCCGGTTTCTCCGGTGGACAACTGCCGGCTACATTCGCTGGTGCGGCTAATTTCGGAAATTTTAGACCACAATACTCAGTACCAGGTCAACCACCACAGGGATTCACAG CTTGA